Proteins encoded within one genomic window of Glycine soja cultivar W05 chromosome 1, ASM419377v2, whole genome shotgun sequence:
- the LOC114418786 gene encoding probable apyrase 7, producing the protein MVFAKIASLVAPNSHSLPHPLSLQDLSSYHRHLEPPLQGGTTSSSRNKCLRLSLYLATFLFLTYLLFLLLYSYWAHASSAKYYVVLDCGSTGTRVYVYRASVRFNRHTTLPIAITSLRNPSHKKPPTGRAYDRIETEPGIDKLVNNVSGLNNALKPLLRWAKKQIPVSAHKSTFLFLYATAGVRRLPVSDSRWLLDNAWSVLKDSPFVCQRDWVKTILGPEEAYFGWIALNYDSGILGVRPRKATYGALDLGGSSLQVTFESDQQLNSETSLYVRIGSVSHHLTAYSLPGYGLNEAFGKSVVYLFRKEFGLGDVDVGSGGNIELKHPCLQEGYREEYLCSRCLSSKKGGNGGFGGTPLVLVGAPNWGECSTLAKVAVNLSEWSDHGAGLDCGAQPCALGDNLPRPYGHFYVISGFYVVYRFFNLTSEATLDDVLVRGKGFCGKRWDVAKRSVAPQPFIEQYCFRAPYIASLLREGLHINDNQITVGSGNITWTLGVALLEAGKAFSTRFGLRDLELFQMKINPLVLVPLLLLSFILLLCALSCIGNWMPRFFRRQYLPISRHNSVSGASVLNIPSPFRFQRWSPMNSGDGRLKMPLSPKIASSQQSPFGLGHGLDNNSGGVELMKSSLYPSASNVSHSYSSNSLGQMQFDSGNMGAFWSPHRSQMRLQSRRSQSREDLNSSLAEVHLVKP; encoded by the exons ATGGTCTTTGCCAAAATCGCATCACTCGTCGCCCCCAATTCACATTCCCTCCCCCACCCCCTTTCTCTCCAGGATCTCTCCTCGTACCACCGCCACCTCGAACCACCCCTCCAAGGCGGAACAACCTCGTCCTCACGCAACAAATGCCTCAGACTCTCACTCTACCTCGCCACCTTCCTGTTCCTAACTtacctcctcttcctcctcctctacTCCTACTGGGCCCACGCTTCCTCCGCCAAGTACTACGTTGTCCTCGACTGCGGCAGCACCGGCACCCGCGTCTACGTCTACCGCGCCTCCGTCCGCTTCAACCGCCACACCACTCTCCCAATCGCCATCACCTCCCTGAGAAACCCCTCCCACAAGAAGCCTCCCACCGGCCGCGCCTACGATCGAATCGAAACCGAACCCGGTATCGATAAATTAGTAAACAACGTGTCTGGTTTGAACAATGCACTGAAACCTTTGCTCAGGTGGGCCAAGAAGCAGATACCAGTGAGTGCTCACAAGTCTACATTTTTGTTCCTTTATGCCACTGCTGGTGTTAGGAGGCTTCCTGTTAGTGATTCTCGGTGGCTGCTTGATAATGCTTGGTCTGTGCTTAAAGACTCTCCCTTTGTGTGCCAAAGGGATTGGGTTAAGACTATTTTGGGTCCCGAAGAGGCTTATTTTGGGTGGATAGCTCTTAATTATGATAGTGGCATTTTGGGGGTTAGGCCTAGGAAGGCTACTTATGGTGCTCTTGACTTGGGTGGCTCTTCCTTGCAGGTCACGTTTGAGAGTGATCAGCAGCTGAATAGTGAGACTAGTTTGTATGTTAGGATTGGATCTGTGAGCCATCATCTCACCGCGTATTCGCTGCCGGGGTATGGACTCAACGAGGCATTTGGTAAGTCTGTGGTGTATTTGTTTAGGAAGGAGTTTGGATTGGGTGATGTGGATGTGGGTAGTGGTGGGAATATTGAGTTGAAACATCCTTGCTTGCAGGAGGGGTATAGGGAGGAATACTTGTGTTCTCGTTGTTTGTCTAGTAAGAAAGGTGGGAATGGAGGGTTTGGAGGAACTCCATTAGTGCTTGTTGGTGCTCCCAATTGGGGGGAGTGCAGCACGCTTGCAAAAGTTGCTGTGAATTTGTCTGAGTGGTCTGATCATGGTGCTGGGCTTGATTGTGGAGCGCAGCCTTGTGCTTTGGGTGATAATCTGCCTCGCCCATATGGACACTTTTATGTGATTTCTGGATTTTATGTGGTGTATAGGTTTTTCAACTTGACTTCTGAGGCCACGCTTGACGATGTGTTGGTGAGGGGTAAGGGTTTTTGTGGAAAGAGGTGGGATGTTGCAAAGAGAAGTGTTGCTCCGCAGCCCTTTATTGAGCAGTACTGCTTCAGGGCACCCTACATTGCCTCTTTGCTGAGGGAGGGTTTGCACATTAATGATAACCAGATAACTGTTGGCTCTGGAAATATCACTTGGACACTTGGGGTTGCCTTGTTGGAAGCTGGAAAGGCGTTTTCCACTAGATTTGGGCTTCGTGACTTGGAGCTTTTTCAGATGAAGATAAATCCTCTTGTTCTTGTGCCCCTTTTGTTGctttcttttattcttcttctttgtgctttATCATGTATTGGCAATTGGATGCCAAGGTTTTTCCGGAGGCAATATCTTCCCATTTCCAGGCATAACAGTGTTTCTGGTGCTTCTGTTCTCAACATACCATCTCCTTTTCGGTTCCAGCGATGGAGTCCAATGAACTCTG GGGATGGAAGACTTAAGATGCCTCTGAGCCCAAAAATTGCAAGTTCACAACAAAGCCCGTTTGGTCTAGGGCATGGTCTTGACAACAACAGTGGTGGCGTCGAGCTTATGAAGTCTTCATTGTACCCATCAGCTAGTAATGTCTCACATAGTTATTCCTCAAACAGTTTAGGGCAGATGCAGTTTGACAGTGGCAACATGGGTGCCTTCTGGTCCCCACACAGAAGTCAGATGCGTCTGCAGAGTAGGAGATCACAGTCTCGAGAAGacctgaattcctcattggctGAAGTTCATCTGGTGAAGCCGTGA